From Desulfatiglans sp.:
GTGTTGTATGAATACGTTAATATAACCGAATATATTGATGCAAATAACAAAAGATTTTTCAGGATTCACGTATCCAAAACCCATACCCTTGATAACGCAATGGAGGCTAGAAAGAAACTTGAAGAGCTGGGGTTTACCGAGGCATTCATTGTGAGGCTGTAAATCAGGGATTAATACTGTCTCTTAACAAGCCTGATGTCTTGAATACAACCACCCTCCTTGGTGCAAGCATAAGATCCTCTGAGGTCTGGGGGTTGCGGCCCCTTCTCTGTGACTTGTTCTTTACAGATAGCTTACCGAACCCGCTTATAAGGACATCCTCTCCGCCGACCAGAGATGTTTTAATCATTTCAAATACCCTTTCCACTACAGAGCGCGATTTTGTCTTACTTAAACCGACATTATCATATATGTC
This genomic window contains:
- a CDS encoding integration host factor subunit alpha, which encodes MALTKEQIICDIYDNVGLSKTKSRSVVERVFEMIKTSLVGGEDVLISGFGKLSVKNKSQRRGRNPQTSEDLMLAPRRVVVFKTSGLLRDSINP